A window of the Cannabis sativa cultivar Pink pepper isolate KNU-18-1 chromosome X, ASM2916894v1, whole genome shotgun sequence genome harbors these coding sequences:
- the LOC133031892 gene encoding uncharacterized protein LOC133031892, with the protein MDEYSRGYAEVEALRRILRAEVEASINHPDYHDPWNLNLDPLTDWFRPLLGPTLAPFAAEMTGEFASQLTRCAPKRFATCASLNSIFQVQDLSHSLTVLAAEAGRLSRNIINHGFALSDFGDMNDVRKVLQDLTAERQIYQEAAERQEAAAKAKEEKAKAKEEEATRREAQAEAMIQAEAQRRGRMEAHHQEELRAQTEAAEKARRDLREAREALDEMAAKVRSLEETHQSDIESKAALAAELKELRDYKDQSTRKAKRAELLSPVSCARCPKRFDDGVYMAWATNDQSIKLTFYPKPEDMIAKFREKKKRLDAELEARIGPRLPPRAD; encoded by the exons atggacgagtactcccgggggtatgccgaggtggaggcccttaggaggattctgcgagctgaggttgaggcgagcatcaaccatccggactatcatgatccgtggaacctcaacctggaccccttaacggactggttccgtcccctcctagggcccactttggctccctttgccgcggaaatgaccggtgagttcgcttctcagcttacacgctgcgcgcccaagcggtttgccacttgtgcctccttgaactctatcttccaggtccaggacctcagccattccctcacagta cttgctgctgaggctggtcgcctctccaggaacatcataaaccatggcttcgctctgtccgactttggggacatgaacgacgtcaggaaggtcctccaagacctcacagcggagaggcagatctaccaggaggcggccgagcgccaggaggcagcggccaaggccaaggaagagaaggccaaggccaaggaagaggaggccacccggagggaggctcaggcggaggccatgatccaggccgaggcccagcggagaggcaggatggaggcccatcatcaggaggaactaagggctcaaaccgaggctgccgagaaggccaggcgagatcttcgagaggccagggaggctttggatgaaatggccgccaaggtgaggtctctagaggagactcaccagtcggatatcgaatccaaggccgctctagctgcggagttgaaggagcttcgggactacaaagatcagtctaccaggaaggccaagagggccgagctcctttctcctgtctcctgcgcccggtgcccgaagcgctttgatgatggtgtctacatggcttgggccaccaacgatcagagtatcaagctcactttttatcccaaacccgaggacatgattgccaaatttcgggaaaagaagaagaggcttgacgctgagcttgaggcacggattggacctcgtcttccaccgcgggctgactga